In the genome of Actinobacillus lignieresii, the window TTTCACGTTGATTACCGCACCGGTACGTGCCATTGCTTCGACTAAATCCGTTTGGCGAGCTAAGAACGCCGGTAACTGGATAATATCTACCACTTCTGCAACCGGTTTGCATTGATAAATTTCGTGTACGTCGGTAATGATATTTACACCGAAAGTATCTTTTAATTCTTGGAAGATTTTTAAACCTTCTTCCATACCCGGTCCACGGTAAGAATGAATTGACGAGCGATTCGCCTTATCGAACGAAGCTTTAAATACATAAGGCACACCAAGTTTATTAGTAACTTCTACGTATTGTTCACAGACACGCATTGCCATATCGCGGCTTTCTAATACGTTCATGCCGCCGAATAAAGTAAACGGCTTATCATTCGCCACTTCGATATTGCCGACTTTTACGATTTTGTTGTTCATGTTCTATTTCCTTAATCCAAAAGGATTTTAAGTAAGTTAAAGGTTAAAAATTAATGTAATCGACTTTCTTTACTTTTTTGCTCTAAACCTTTTATTTCGAGTTTGAGCATGACTGCAGAAGGATCTTCCGGACATTGATCGATAAAATAGCTGAGATCTTCATAAGCAGCTTGGAAGCAATCCATACTTGCCAGCACCATACCGCGATCACGGATTTCATACGGATCTTCCGGGCTGAATACTAAGCGATATTCGATTAAGCGTAAGGTTTCTTCGTATTTACCTTCACGAGTGAGAGCCATTTTAAACACGGTTTCCACTCGTTCTAATAATTCGGACGGTTTTGCTCGGCGGAGTAATTCGGGAGTAAGCTCCGTACCGTAGCCGATTTCACCTTCAAGCCATTTACCGAGCAATTCCAACGGCATAAAACTGCCATCCCACGGATTAATAAAACGTACGGTGGTTTTACCTTTCTCATCTTTCATCTCGGCACGCAGAATTAACTGAGTCGGGAAATTAACCGGATAAATAGGTAAATCGAGCGAAGCCGCTAAATAAAGCACGATTGCTCCAACCGAAACCGGCATACCTGAATGCGTGCGAATCACTTTATTGAGTAACAGATTATCCGTATGGAAATATTGCTGATAATGGCAGTTAAATCCCCATTCCTGATAAACTAAAGTAAGCAATTGTCGGATTCTGTCCGCATCGGATTCGGCATTCACTTGATAGCGAGCTTTTTTCACTAAAGCCGACATTAAACCGAATACCTGAGGTTCGGTTAAGGAATCATCCACCAGTAATGTTAAGCGTACCATTTCACGGTACAAATATTTTTGTAATTCTTTCGGGCTGATTTCAACTTTCGGCAGATCTAATTCTTTTAATAATTCTTCAATCACATCGTCCATTTATTTTGCCTTTCTTACTGCTTTAGTTAAGCGGTCATTACCGCCGTAATCTTGGAATGATTCAATCTCATCCCATTGATAGTGTTTGAAAATTTGTTGCACCGCTTGAGCTTGTTGCCAACCGTGTTCCAATATTAATGCGCCGTTATCGCTTAAGTGAAGCGGTGCGTTTTCGATAATTTTTTGCAAATCGCTTAAGCCGTCCTGCTCGGCAACAAGAGCGGAGAGCGGTTCAAAACGTACATCGCCGTATTGAAGATTCTCATCTTGTTGATCAATGTAGGGCGGATTGCTAACAATAAGATCAAATTGCTGATTTTCAAGAGCGGAAAACCAATCGCTTTGTAAAAATCGAACGTTTTCAAAGCCTAAATTTTGACGATTGGTTTCGGCAAGCGTAACCGCCTCCAGCTTAAAATCCACGCCGATAATTTGCGCTTTATCGCCCAATTCTGAAGCAAGTGCTAAGGCGATAGCTCCGGTACCGGTGCCTAGATCCAAAATTTGCAACGTTTGTTGGCTTTCCAACCGCTTGTAAACCCAATCCAACGCGACTTCAACCAAACGTTCCGTGTCCGGACGAGGAATTAACGTATGCGGCGAAACTTTCAACGGCAACGACCAAAATTCCTTTTCGCCTAAAATATACGCCATCGGCTCGCCCTGCAAACGGCGAGCCAATAATTGCGCAAGTTCCGCTAATTCCGTCTGATGCAGCGCAGTTTCGCCAAACGCAAAAATGGCAGATTTTGTGCGTTTTGTGACCGCTTGCAAAAGTAGATTGGCATCGGTTTTAGGATTCAGATAAGGATCTTGGGCAATATTGGCATTAAGTGCCGCTATTGCCTGATCAAGCCATTGGGTATAGTTCATATTATTTGTTCGGACGAACACAAAGTCCGGTACGAGCCGTACCGCCGATATTTTGTTTAATGCTAAACGCATTCGGCGCAAAATTGCTTACTTCGATATTTAACGGTTTTTGTTCCGCTTTTGCTAATTGGTTGTTAATTGCTTCGTAGTATTTTTGCTCGGTAGTATTGAGCTTTTTATCCGTTTTTAATGCTTGTTGGATTTCCGCACTATGCGCTCGAGTAATAGTGCCGTCGATAAACTTATAGGTCAGTTGTTTGTTATCGTAAGACCAACTACCGGTACGTTTCACATCATATTGGAATAACGGTTTATCGTTCGGTAACATCACTTTGCCTAAATAAGTCGCTTTGCCGTCTTTGCTTAATGTAACATTGTTACTGGTTGCAATGTTGCCGCCGTCCATACGACATTCCCAGTTACCGATAAAACTTTTTGCGCTCATAGGCTCATTAACGGTAGAAGTTGAGTTGTTATAAGAACAAGCCGCAAGTAAGCTGACTGTTGCCGCTAAAATAATTTTTTTCATATGCTTTCCAAAATAAAAGTAATTTAACTAAAAAGAAGAGGGCGGTTGCGCCCTCATCACGCTTAAGCCTGCTCTGAAAGCGCGGCTAATTGATCCGCTTGGTATTCAGTAATAATCGGTTGAATTAATTCGTCAATTTTACCGTTCATCACTTCGTCTAAGCGGTAAACCGTAAGGTTGATACGGTGATCGGTAACGCGACCTTGCGGGTAGTTATAAGTACGGATCTTATCCGAACGGTCGCCCGAACCCAGTAAGTTACGGCGGGTATCCGCTTGTTCCGCCGCTTGGCGTTCTTGTTCAACTTGCACGATACGAGAAGCTAACACCGCAAGTGCTTTCGCTTTGTTTTTGTGTTGTGAACGTTCGTCTTGGCACTCTACTACGATACCGGTCGGAATATGGGTGATTCGTACCGCAGAGTCGGTGGTATTAACGTGCTGACCGCCGGCACCCGACGAGCGATAAGTATCGATACGTAAATCCGTTGGGTTAATTTCCGGCATTTCCGATTCCGGTAATTCCGGCATGACTGCAACGGTACACGCAGAGGTGTGGATACGGCCTTGTGATTCGGTTTTCGGTACACGTTGTACACGGTGACCGCCCGATTCGAATTTAAGCTGACCGTACACGCCTTCGCCGCTGATTTTAACGATAATTTCTTTATATCCGCCTTGTTCGCTTTCATTGGCGGACATTTCTTCGATTCTCCAGCGTTTGCTTTCGCAATAACGGCTGTACATACGGTATAAATCGCCGGCGAAAATACCCGCTTCGTCACCACCCGTACCGGCACGAATCTCTAAGAATGCGTTGTATTCGTCATTCGGATCTTTCGGCAGTAACAGAATTTGTAAGTGTTGCTCCAGATTTTCGATTTCGGCTTTATTTTCCGCAATTTCTTCCGCCGCCATCTCTTTCATATCCGGATCATCAAGCAGAATTTGCGCTTCTTCGATATCGCTGTTTAATTTTTTCCAACGGTTGAAAGTCGTCACTACTTCTTCAAGTTGCGAATATTCTTTTGAATAAGCACGGAATTTGTCTTGATCGTTAATCACGGACGGATCACCTAATAAGGCTTGTAATTCCTCATGACGTTCGCTCAGGCTTTCTAATTTGTTAATAATAGAGTCTTTCATTGTTCGATTTATATCTGTTTAATTGAGTGAAAAATATTGGGATTATAGCTGAAAATGCGGAAAAATGCTCGCAGTAAAAATAATAATAAGCGGTTGAATTTCGTTAAAAATAAGTAATTTTTTAAACATAAAATTGATGACCGATTTCC includes:
- a CDS encoding SirB1 family protein — encoded protein: MDDVIEELLKELDLPKVEISPKELQKYLYREMVRLTLLVDDSLTEPQVFGLMSALVKKARYQVNAESDADRIRQLLTLVYQEWGFNCHYQQYFHTDNLLLNKVIRTHSGMPVSVGAIVLYLAASLDLPIYPVNFPTQLILRAEMKDEKGKTTVRFINPWDGSFMPLELLGKWLEGEIGYGTELTPELLRRAKPSELLERVETVFKMALTREGKYEETLRLIEYRLVFSPEDPYEIRDRGMVLASMDCFQAAYEDLSYFIDQCPEDPSAVMLKLEIKGLEQKSKESRLH
- the prmC gene encoding peptide chain release factor N(5)-glutamine methyltransferase, with amino-acid sequence MNYTQWLDQAIAALNANIAQDPYLNPKTDANLLLQAVTKRTKSAIFAFGETALHQTELAELAQLLARRLQGEPMAYILGEKEFWSLPLKVSPHTLIPRPDTERLVEVALDWVYKRLESQQTLQILDLGTGTGAIALALASELGDKAQIIGVDFKLEAVTLAETNRQNLGFENVRFLQSDWFSALENQQFDLIVSNPPYIDQQDENLQYGDVRFEPLSALVAEQDGLSDLQKIIENAPLHLSDNGALILEHGWQQAQAVQQIFKHYQWDEIESFQDYGGNDRLTKAVRKAK
- a CDS encoding glycoside hydrolase family 43 C-terminal domain-containing protein; this encodes MKKIILAATVSLLAACSYNNSTSTVNEPMSAKSFIGNWECRMDGGNIATSNNVTLSKDGKATYLGKVMLPNDKPLFQYDVKRTGSWSYDNKQLTYKFIDGTITRAHSAEIQQALKTDKKLNTTEQKYYEAINNQLAKAEQKPLNIEVSNFAPNAFSIKQNIGGTARTGLCVRPNK
- the prfA gene encoding peptide chain release factor 1, producing the protein MKDSIINKLESLSERHEELQALLGDPSVINDQDKFRAYSKEYSQLEEVVTTFNRWKKLNSDIEEAQILLDDPDMKEMAAEEIAENKAEIENLEQHLQILLLPKDPNDEYNAFLEIRAGTGGDEAGIFAGDLYRMYSRYCESKRWRIEEMSANESEQGGYKEIIVKISGEGVYGQLKFESGGHRVQRVPKTESQGRIHTSACTVAVMPELPESEMPEINPTDLRIDTYRSSGAGGQHVNTTDSAVRITHIPTGIVVECQDERSQHKNKAKALAVLASRIVQVEQERQAAEQADTRRNLLGSGDRSDKIRTYNYPQGRVTDHRINLTVYRLDEVMNGKIDELIQPIITEYQADQLAALSEQA